From the genome of Methanobrevibacter wolinii SH:
TTTAATTTTATTTTTAGTATTTTCTATATTATATGTACATCTAATTATATACATATTCATTTTTTTTAATTTTTTAAAAAAAGGATATTTTTTATCTAAGAGTTAAACGTTTATATTAACTAGATATTTTTTGATTTTTTTGTTTAAAAATATTTTTTATAATAATTTAAATGGTATTAATACTTGAAAATCAATTTTAAGAAAATTTATTCTAAAAATTAGAAAGATTTCAATAAAATCAAATTATTAAAAAATAGAAAAATAATAAAAAAATTTTTATTTAATTTATAAATAGTATTTTTTTTAAAATTAGTAAAAGAATAATAGTTTGTTGAAAACTATTTTTTATAATATTTTAAAATTAATTAATACTTGAAAATTAATTTTAAGAAAGTTTATTTATAAAAATTTTGAGTAATTCAACAAAGTTGAAAATTTATTTTAAAAATTTTGAAGAATTTAAAAAGTAGAATAATTTTTAAATTTTTTAATTTAAAATTTATTCATTTCATTAAGTGGCATTAAACCTTCAAGTGCTTTTACTTCAATATTAATACCTTCTTCAAGGATTGCAGCTATTGAATTTAAACCACTACCTGCAACAACACCAAAATTATAATTATTAACTTTAGCATTGTATACTACTTCTCTTGGTTTACCTATTTTATAAATAGATAATACCTCACCATTAAGTTTATTTAAAACAACTTCTGCATCTTCTCTTGCTATTAAAGGTACTTCTTTAATAGATGCAAGAATTTTTTGTGGTGTATCTTTTTGTGTAATTGAAGTTAAATTTTTAGATATGTATATTTTATGTGGATCTATTGAGGAACCACCATAAGATATAAGTTCTGTAAATAGTGAAGGATTTCCAATTTCAAGTAATCCTCCATATTTTGGTAAACTCATAATTCCATTTTTAATTAAAATTCCATCAACTGAAAGACTACATACAGTGGCTATTCCTACTTTATCAGAGTTATCTTCATTTTTAACTATTTTATAATAAGGATTTATATAATTTGGATAGTCATTATATGTTTTCTCCATAATGTCTAATGCATCATCTATATCTTCTTTATCAATATATGAAATATTAGCAATTATATTTCCTTTTTTAGTCTTATAGTTATAATCTACTTTTTGAATAAGATTCCATGATTTTGAAAGTAAAAATGGAATTTGTTCATAGTTTGTTTTATTATTAGGTCTTTTAAGTATAGTTTTTGTACTTGTTATAGGTTTTAGTTCAGAATAATCATTTAAATCTTCACCTAATTTTATATCTACATCATAGTCTAATTCTTGTGCTGCACAGAAAGGAGTAACTCCTCCACATATAGCAACACCAAC
Proteins encoded in this window:
- a CDS encoding DUF128 domain-containing protein, producing the protein MSESKQKTIEILRILEQAEKPVGSKKIANELKNKGYNLGERAVRYHMQLLDEKGYTERIGYSGRKITELGKSVLEKGLVYDQVDFTFSKFEEYIYQTTFNPNNKTGNVIVNTSHIFDDEGLELIKKVFQANIAVSPLVKLEKSTYKGKEGYSLRTICGTTIDGVLLNNGISTQPQYGGLLEVKDYVPKRFTELISYKKTSITPLDAFVGKNMTSVLNVVEEGNGTIPANFRVIPSVARDKTVKIINKLKKANINGVIAIGKEGQDILGVPVPKGTVGVAICGGVTPFCAAQELDYDVDIKLGEDLNDYSELKPITSTKTILKRPNNKTNYEQIPFLLSKSWNLIQKVDYNYKTKKGNIIANISYIDKEDIDDALDIMEKTYNDYPNYINPYYKIVKNEDNSDKVGIATVCSLSVDGILIKNGIMSLPKYGGLLEIGNPSLFTELISYGGSSIDPHKIYISKNLTSITQKDTPQKILASIKEVPLIAREDAEVVLNKLNGEVLSIYKIGKPREVVYNAKVNNYNFGVVAGSGLNSIAAILEEGINIEVKALEGLMPLNEMNKF